In Arsenicicoccus sp. oral taxon 190, the following are encoded in one genomic region:
- a CDS encoding alanine racemase has product MTAVRDDRAERLRELLAGRDAPFAVVDLDRWDANSRALLERAGGLPVRLASKSVRCRALVHRALEHGFQGVLAYSLDEALWLAEDGVPDVLLAYPPVGREALTRLARHPQRDRVTVMTDHPDHVRLLTETTREAGGGPVRVCLDLDASLRVGPLHLGVRRSCLRTPAQGAAAARAIQALPELRLVGVMAYDAQVAGLQDTSPAVRAVKAASVRELNRRRAAVVRAVEDVLGHPLELVNGGGTGSLHLFGADPATTELAAGSGLMSPRLFDGYRDFRHAPAAWFVLPVVRRPAPRVATCYSGGYAASGAAGRDRLPTPVAPYGLSLLGTEGAGEVQTPVTGPAAERLRVGDHVWWRHAKAGEMCERFDRLLLVAGEEVVGEVPTYRGEGKAFG; this is encoded by the coding sequence ATGACCGCCGTCAGGGATGACCGCGCGGAGCGGCTGCGCGAGCTGCTCGCGGGCCGCGACGCGCCCTTCGCGGTCGTGGACCTCGACCGGTGGGACGCCAACTCCCGCGCCCTCCTGGAGCGTGCCGGCGGGCTGCCGGTGCGCCTCGCGAGCAAGTCGGTGCGCTGCCGCGCGCTGGTGCACCGGGCCCTCGAGCACGGCTTCCAGGGGGTCCTCGCCTACAGCCTCGACGAGGCGCTGTGGCTCGCGGAGGACGGCGTCCCGGACGTGCTGCTCGCCTACCCGCCCGTGGGCCGGGAGGCCCTCACCCGGCTGGCCCGGCACCCGCAGCGCGACCGGGTGACGGTCATGACCGACCACCCGGACCACGTCCGGCTGCTGACGGAGACGACGCGCGAGGCGGGCGGTGGCCCGGTGCGGGTGTGCCTGGACCTGGACGCCTCGCTGCGCGTGGGGCCGCTGCACCTGGGGGTCCGGCGCTCCTGCCTGCGCACCCCTGCCCAGGGCGCGGCGGCCGCCCGCGCGATCCAGGCTCTGCCCGAGCTGCGGCTCGTCGGGGTGATGGCCTACGACGCGCAGGTCGCGGGGCTGCAGGACACCTCGCCCGCTGTGCGCGCGGTCAAGGCCGCGTCGGTGCGCGAGCTCAACCGCCGCCGGGCCGCGGTCGTCCGCGCCGTCGAGGACGTCCTCGGCCACCCGCTGGAGCTCGTCAACGGCGGCGGCACCGGCAGCCTGCACCTCTTCGGCGCCGACCCGGCCACGACCGAGCTGGCCGCCGGGTCCGGGCTCATGTCCCCCCGCCTCTTCGACGGCTACCGCGACTTCCGGCACGCCCCGGCGGCGTGGTTCGTGCTGCCGGTGGTGCGTCGACCGGCACCCCGGGTCGCGACCTGCTACTCCGGTGGCTACGCGGCGAGCGGCGCGGCGGGGCGCGACCGCCTGCCGACGCCGGTGGCGCCATACGGTCTGTCGCTGCTCGGCACCGAGGGGGCCGGTGAGGTGCAGACCCCGGTGACCGGCCCGGCCGCGGAGCGGCTGCGCGTCGGCGACCACGTGTGGTGGCGGCACGCCAAGGCGGGGGAGATGTGCGAGCGCTTCGACCGGCTGCTGCTGGTGGCCGGGGAGGAGGTGGTCGGTGAGGTGCCGACCTACCGCGGCGAGGGAAAGGCCTTCGGATGA
- a CDS encoding D-arabinono-1,4-lactone oxidase, translating to MSPWTNWGGNQSCTPESVATPVGTDEVGALLVDAGRRGVAVKPVGAGHSFTGAALTDGVQVSLDAMTGLVAVDRETGRVRVRAGTRLHDLNRLLEAQGLAMANLGDIDQQSVAGALATGTHGTGATLPGLSGLVEALEIVTPDGQVHRCDREQEPDLFHAARVGLGALGIVTEVTLACVPAFRIEAVEAPDSLEGVLREVDRHVGEHDHFEAFWFPHTDRVLTKHNRRLAPGDSSGRALSRWRYLLDDQLLSNGVFEASCRLAARVPATTPAINAVAARALSARTYTDTSYAVFASPRTVRFTESEYAVPRAALPAVLGELDRWIERSRTRVTFPVEIRFAAADDAWLSTGYQRDNAYVAIHQYHRVDITPYVAAFEDIVAAHEGRPHWGKLHRLGPDQLRALYPRYDDFRAVRDRVDPDRVMRNAYLQQVLGD from the coding sequence ATGAGCCCCTGGACCAACTGGGGCGGCAACCAGAGCTGCACGCCCGAGAGCGTGGCGACCCCGGTCGGCACCGACGAGGTCGGCGCGCTGCTGGTCGACGCCGGGCGGCGGGGGGTGGCCGTCAAGCCGGTCGGCGCCGGGCACTCCTTCACCGGCGCAGCGCTCACCGACGGCGTCCAGGTGAGCCTCGACGCCATGACCGGGCTGGTGGCCGTGGACCGCGAGACCGGTCGGGTGCGGGTCCGCGCCGGCACCCGGCTGCACGACCTCAACCGCCTCCTCGAGGCGCAGGGGCTCGCCATGGCCAACCTCGGCGACATCGACCAGCAGTCGGTCGCGGGCGCCCTCGCGACCGGCACCCACGGCACCGGCGCCACGCTGCCCGGCCTGAGCGGCCTGGTCGAGGCGCTGGAGATCGTGACCCCCGACGGTCAGGTGCACCGCTGCGACCGCGAGCAGGAGCCGGACCTCTTCCACGCCGCCCGGGTCGGGCTGGGCGCGCTCGGGATCGTGACCGAGGTGACCCTTGCGTGCGTGCCCGCCTTCCGGATCGAGGCCGTCGAGGCCCCCGACTCGCTCGAGGGGGTGCTGCGCGAGGTCGACCGGCACGTGGGGGAGCACGACCACTTCGAGGCGTTCTGGTTCCCCCACACGGACCGGGTGCTCACCAAGCACAACCGCCGCCTGGCGCCGGGCGACTCCTCCGGCCGTGCGCTCAGCCGCTGGCGCTACCTGCTCGACGACCAGCTGCTGTCCAACGGCGTCTTCGAGGCCAGCTGCCGGCTGGCGGCGCGGGTCCCCGCCACGACCCCGGCCATCAACGCCGTCGCGGCGCGGGCCCTGTCGGCCCGCACCTACACGGACACCTCCTACGCGGTCTTCGCCAGCCCGCGCACGGTCCGCTTCACCGAGAGCGAGTATGCCGTCCCCCGCGCCGCCCTCCCCGCCGTGCTGGGGGAGCTGGACCGCTGGATCGAGCGGTCCCGCACCCGCGTGACCTTCCCCGTCGAGATCCGCTTCGCCGCGGCCGACGACGCGTGGCTGTCGACGGGCTACCAGCGCGACAACGCCTACGTCGCCATCCACCAGTACCACCGCGTCGACATCACGCCCTACGTCGCCGCCTTCGAGGACATCGTCGCGGCGCACGAGGGACGGCCCCACTGGGGCAAGCTGCACCGGCTCGGCCCGGACCAGCTGCGGGCGCTCTACCCGCGCTACGACGACTTCCGCGCGGTGCGCGACCGCGTCGACCCGGACCGCGTGATGCGCAACGCCTACCTGCAGCAGGTGCTCGGCGACTGA